From a single Herbiconiux sp. SALV-R1 genomic region:
- the argS gene encoding arginine--tRNA ligase, translating to MTPEDLSAHLFAIVTARLAAVAPENGEPALTVTEADTALERPRNREHGDWASNIAMKLAKRLGTNPRAFALELAPAIEAIDGVASVEVAGPGFINITLETAAAAEIARTIVEAGESFGRSDVLAGHTINMEFVSANPTGPLHIGHTRWAALGDSIARVLRASGAEVTAEYYINDAGSQMDVFGLSVLAAAKGEPTPEKGYPGAYIQTLAQRVLEAEPELLEKPHDEAVAIARDLAYEYQLAEIKQSLANFHVHFDVFFSERTLHTPDAVTGKTAIDDAEERLRAQGHVFEADDAVWVRTTDFGDDKDRVLTRGNGIVTYFAADAAYYLSKKDRGFPEKIYLLGADHHGYVGRLKALAAAAGDDPDTGLSVLIGQLVNLNGAKLSKRAGNIIELDDLLDWLGADALRFWLARYPADSPLSLDGEKLRSRTNDNPVFYVQYAHARTRSVARNAAEAGVTRDAFEPALLDHATETALLGALQEYPRVLAHAAELREPHRVARYLEDLAGHYHRWYDATRVLPFGDEEISAIHGTRLWLNDATGQVIRNGLDLIGVSAPDRM from the coding sequence GTGACTCCCGAAGACCTCTCCGCCCACCTCTTCGCCATCGTGACGGCCCGCCTGGCCGCGGTCGCGCCCGAGAACGGCGAGCCCGCGCTCACCGTCACGGAGGCCGACACCGCCCTCGAGCGCCCGCGCAACCGCGAGCACGGCGACTGGGCGTCGAACATCGCCATGAAGCTCGCCAAGCGCCTCGGCACCAACCCGCGCGCCTTCGCCCTCGAGCTCGCCCCGGCGATCGAGGCCATCGACGGCGTCGCCTCCGTCGAGGTGGCGGGCCCCGGCTTCATCAACATCACCCTCGAGACGGCGGCGGCCGCCGAGATCGCCCGCACCATCGTCGAGGCGGGGGAGTCGTTCGGCCGCAGCGACGTGCTCGCCGGCCACACCATCAACATGGAGTTCGTCTCCGCCAACCCCACCGGCCCGCTGCACATCGGCCACACCCGCTGGGCCGCTCTCGGCGACTCGATCGCCCGGGTGCTGCGCGCATCCGGAGCAGAGGTCACCGCCGAGTACTACATCAACGACGCCGGCAGCCAGATGGACGTCTTCGGCCTCTCGGTGCTCGCCGCCGCGAAGGGCGAGCCGACTCCCGAGAAGGGGTACCCGGGCGCCTACATCCAGACCCTCGCCCAGCGCGTGCTCGAGGCCGAGCCCGAGCTGCTCGAGAAGCCGCACGACGAGGCGGTGGCGATCGCCCGCGACCTCGCCTACGAGTACCAGCTCGCCGAGATCAAGCAGTCGCTGGCGAACTTCCACGTGCACTTCGACGTGTTCTTCTCCGAGCGCACCCTGCACACCCCGGATGCGGTGACCGGCAAGACTGCCATCGACGACGCCGAGGAGCGGTTGCGCGCCCAGGGGCACGTGTTCGAGGCCGACGACGCGGTCTGGGTGCGCACCACCGACTTCGGCGACGACAAAGACCGCGTGCTCACCCGCGGCAACGGCATCGTCACCTACTTCGCCGCCGACGCCGCCTACTACCTGTCGAAGAAAGACCGCGGCTTCCCCGAGAAGATCTACCTCCTGGGCGCCGACCACCACGGCTACGTCGGCCGCCTGAAGGCTCTCGCCGCCGCTGCCGGCGACGACCCCGACACCGGCCTGAGCGTGCTCATCGGCCAGCTGGTGAACCTCAACGGGGCGAAGCTCTCCAAGCGCGCCGGCAACATCATCGAGCTCGACGACCTGCTCGACTGGCTCGGCGCCGACGCCCTGCGCTTCTGGCTGGCCCGCTATCCGGCCGACTCCCCGCTCTCGCTCGACGGCGAGAAGCTGCGCTCGCGCACCAACGACAACCCCGTGTTCTACGTGCAGTACGCGCACGCCCGCACCCGCTCGGTCGCCCGCAACGCCGCCGAGGCCGGGGTCACCCGCGACGCCTTCGAGCCGGCGCTGCTCGACCACGCCACCGAGACCGCGCTGCTCGGCGCGCTGCAGGAGTACCCGCGGGTGCTCGCCCACGCCGCCGAGCTGCGGGAGCCCCACCGCGTCGCCCGCTACCTCGAAGACCTCGCCGGCCACTACCACCGCTGGTACGACGCCACCCGCGTGCTGCCGTTCGGCGACGAGGAGATCTCGGCGATCCACGGCACCCGCCTGTGGCTGAACGACGCCACCGGCCAGGTCATCCGCAACGGTCTCGACCTCATCGGCGTCTCCGCTCCCGACCGCATGTGA
- a CDS encoding DUF2188 domain-containing protein, which yields MTAVETFRSHNMWHNRMEGEEADLSTHVIRTQAIAEGRTWAMTRRCDHIVRNADGTVESITSYARD from the coding sequence GTGACAGCCGTCGAGACGTTCAGGAGCCACAACATGTGGCACAACCGCATGGAGGGTGAGGAGGCGGACCTCTCCACCCACGTCATCCGCACCCAGGCCATCGCCGAGGGCCGCACCTGGGCCATGACCCGCCGGTGCGACCACATCGTGCGCAACGCCGACGGCACCGTCGAGTCGATCACCTCCTACGCCCGCGACTGA
- a CDS encoding transglutaminase family protein produces MKRIVSAEIDATVDRATTVVFSLAVAQGADLVEESIDYRIDGEPIEPVELTDALGTRLHRFDVPPGGFTARYRAEVDGKAEPAPVDELDLIRYLRPSRYCESDRLLPTAVAEFRGLEGRALLDAVSSWVGAELRYVPGSSAPTDGAVQTLLLRQGVCRDYAHLAIALLRALDVPARLVSVYAPGLSPMDFHAVAEAYVEGAWHVIDATVLAPRQSLLRIATGRDAADTAFLTNHGGYLTLDRLEVTATADLLPIDDLDLLVELG; encoded by the coding sequence ATGAAGCGCATCGTGTCCGCCGAGATCGACGCCACCGTCGACCGCGCCACCACCGTCGTGTTCTCCCTCGCCGTCGCCCAGGGCGCCGACCTGGTCGAGGAGTCGATCGACTACCGCATCGACGGCGAGCCGATCGAACCGGTGGAGCTGACGGATGCGCTGGGCACCCGCCTGCACCGCTTCGACGTTCCGCCGGGCGGCTTCACCGCGCGCTACCGCGCCGAGGTCGACGGGAAGGCCGAGCCGGCGCCCGTCGACGAGCTCGACCTCATCCGCTACCTGCGGCCGAGCCGCTACTGCGAGTCGGACAGGCTGCTGCCCACCGCCGTCGCCGAGTTCCGCGGGCTCGAGGGCCGGGCCCTGCTCGACGCGGTGAGCTCGTGGGTGGGCGCCGAGCTCCGCTACGTGCCGGGGTCGAGCGCCCCCACCGACGGTGCGGTGCAGACGCTGCTGCTGCGCCAAGGGGTGTGTCGCGACTACGCCCATCTCGCCATCGCCCTGCTGCGCGCGCTCGACGTGCCCGCTCGACTGGTCTCGGTGTACGCGCCGGGCCTCTCGCCGATGGACTTCCACGCCGTCGCCGAGGCCTACGTCGAGGGCGCCTGGCACGTCATCGACGCCACCGTGCTGGCGCCCCGGCAGAGCCTGCTGCGCATCGCCACGGGCCGCGACGCCGCCGACACGGCGTTCCTCACCAACCACGGCGGCTACCTCACCCTCGACCGCCTCGAAGTGACCGCCACCGCCGACCTCCTGCCCATCGACGACCTCGACCTCCTCGTCGAGCTCGGCTGA